In Pannonibacter sp. XCT-53, the sequence AGAGGTGACGTCCGACAGGCCGGCGATGCAGCCGAGCAGGGTGGACTTGCCGCAGCCCGACGGGCCGACAAGCACGAGGAAATCGCCCGGCTGCATGGCGACATTGATGTCCTTGAGGACATGCACGTCGCCGTAGCGCTTTTCGAGCCGTTCGACGGACAGGATGGAATGTGCCGACATGGCAGTGTTTGACCTTTCGATCCGGAGCCCCGGTGCGCGAAGCGCGTGTCGCTCAGCCCTTGACGGAGCCGGCGACAAGTCCCGAGACGATGAATTTCTGGAAGCAGATGGCGAGGAGGGCAGGGGGCAGCGTGGCCATGACCCCGACCGAGGCAATGACGCCATAGTCGGTGACGCGGCCGGCCGCGAAGTCGGCGATGGCCACCGGCAAGGTCTTTGCCGTCAGGTCGTTGGTGAAGATGAGGGCGTAGAAGAACTCGTCCCAGGCGACCAGGAAGGACAGCATGGCCGTCGCCGCGATGGCCGGCAGCGCGAGCGGCAGCACCACCACGCGCAGGGTGAAGCTGGTGGATGCCCCCTCCATGAAGGCGGCCTGTTCCACCTCCACCGGCAACACGTCGATGTTGGCCTTCATCAGCCAGATGGCGAAGGGCAGCAGCATGGCCGTGTAGACGATCACCAGCGTCACCTTGCTGTTCAGCAGCCCGAGCCCCGAAAAGGCGGTGTAGAGCGGCAGGACATAGGTGATCGGCGGCATCATGATCGTCGCCAGGAACGCAAAGAGCAGCACCATCGGCGCGCGGCGGCGCGAGAAGGAATAGG encodes:
- a CDS encoding carbohydrate ABC transporter permease, whose product is MRRKPLHSVLLYLAALAVALFTTAPLIWLAHMSISAPADLTEVPLRWIPSEVDFSRYQALFDLESGAGERFLSALRNSVLVAGAATALALLLAVPAAYSFSRRRAPMVLLFAFLATIMMPPITYVLPLYTAFSGLGLLNSKVTLVIVYTAMLLPFAIWLMKANIDVLPVEVEQAAFMEGASTSFTLRVVVLPLALPAIAATAMLSFLVAWDEFFYALIFTNDLTAKTLPVAIADFAAGRVTDYGVIASVGVMATLPPALLAICFQKFIVSGLVAGSVKG